The Betta splendens chromosome 4, fBetSpl5.4, whole genome shotgun sequence genome contains a region encoding:
- the zbtb7a gene encoding zinc finger and BTB domain-containing protein 7A isoform X2 codes for MFQAMRRCRDQTGRRTDGRTDTQVGAVLGGSAAGWWKMSSGAGGRGGRRLRGTASSGGGGWRGGAGEAEEGPVGIPFPEHSADILGSLNKQRLSGLLCDVLLVTQDGEFPAHRSVLASCSSYFHKLFTSGAAADQQNIYNIDFVAAEALGALLDFAYTATLTVSHRSVAEILAAARLLEIPPVQDVCTHLLDTKVLSPPAGSERREEDQGEEGKGSGGREQGNHARAREYLEYFQRGAHWSSSCSTPELRDLPTHLHFNHGNGPSNGAPGGPSEYYSPLALALAQAPTQDPEEEDEDEEEEDDGDVAQGNGLTLGSSYYPPSQNGHPFLPPESRLGQETEVDDGSREMIVRERGSASALLQHMMDSIERQKELAATGDEKGDGDSPDVEFYLNYFNSTQHEDTASAAVTQGVPPLWLSRGSMGQDRGGGRAEGRLAERGSGGGGGAGGERKMRSKAFQKCPICSKVIQGAGKLPRHIRTHTGEKPYECAICKVRFTRQDKLKVHMRKHTGEKPYLCTQCGAAFAHNYDLKNHMRVHTGLRPYQCTSCFKTFVRSDHLHRHLKKDGCNGVPSRRGRKPRVREPGLLEAPLSLLNPSSDTGSGPRTIRGRRRSEASSAMEVEGVAGAHAHSPQLQELVGEAGP; via the exons ATGTTTCAAGCCATGAGGAGGTGTCGGGATCAG acaggcagacggacagacggcAGGACGGATACACAGGTGGGGGCTGTGTTAGGCGGCTCGGCGGCAGGCTGGTGGAAGATGTCGTCAGGAGccggagggagaggtggaaggCGGCTCAGAGGGACAGCAAGCAGCggaggtggaggatggagaggaggggctggagaggcagaggaaggtcCCGTGGGAATCCCTTTTCCCGAGCACAGTGCAGACATCCTGGGGAGCCTGAACAAGCAGCGGCTCAGTGGCCTGCTGTGTGACGTGCTCCTGGTCACCCAAGATGGCGAGTTCCCGGCTCACCGTTCCGTCCTGGCATCCTGCAGCTCCTACTTCCACAAACTCTTCACTTCAGGGGCCGCTGCTGACCAGCAGAACATATATAACATTGACTTTGTGGCAGCGGAGGCTCTGGGAGCTTTGTTAGACTTTGCCTACACAGCCACATTGACAGTCAGTCACAGAAGCGTAGCTGAAATCCTTGCCGCTGCACGCCTTCTGGAAATCCCACCTGTCCAGGACGTCTGTACACACCTGCTGGACACCAAAGTGCTCTCCCCGCCG GCGGGCAGTGAGCGAAGAGAGGAAGATCAAGGTGAGGAGGGAAAAGGTAGCGGAGGCAGGGAGCAGGGCAACCATGCGCGGGCCCGCGAGTACCTAGAGTACTTCCAGAGAGGGGcacactggagcagcagctgcagcacgccAGAGCTCAGGGACCTGCctacacacctgcactttaacCACGGTAACGGCCCCAGCAACGGGGCTCCTGGTGGCCCCAGTGAGTACTACTCCCCCTTAGCCCTTGCCTTGGCCCAAGCCCCCACACAggatccagaggaagaggatgaggatgaagaggaagaagacgacGGTGATGTAGCACAGGGAAATGGATTGACCCTGGGGTCGTCGTACTACCCTCCATCCCAAAATGGGCACCCATTTCTGCCCCCTGAGTCTAGGCTTGGGCAAGAGACCGAGGTGGACGATGGAAGCAGAGAGATGATAGTAAGGGAGAGGGGTTCAGCCAGTGCCCTCCTGCAGCATATGATGGACTCCATCGAAAGGCAGAAGGAGCTCGCAGCGACTGGGGATGAAAAAGGAGATGGGGATAGCCCCGACGTGGAATTTTACTTGAATTATTTTAACAGCACACAGCATGAGGAtacagcttctgctgctgtgacacaggGAGTGCCACCGCTCTGGCTGTCACGGGGCAGTATGGgccaagacagaggaggaggcagagcggaGGGAAGGCTtgcagagagaggcagcgggggtggaggaggcgctggaggagagaggaagatgcGCTCTAAGGCCTTCCAGAAGTGCCCCATATGCTCCAAGGTCATTCAAGGAGCAGGCAAGCTACCCCGTCACATCCGAAcgcacacaggagagaaaccctaTGAATGCGCCATCTGCAAAGTGCGCTTTACCAG GCAGGACAAGCTCAAGGTTCATATGCGGAAGCATACAGGAGAGAAGCCTTATCTGTGTACGCAGTGTGGAGCCGCCTTTGCTCACAACTATGACCTGAAGAACCACATGCGTGTACACACTGGCCTCCGCCCCTATCAGTGCACAAGCTGCTTTAAGACTTTTGTGCGTTCAGACCACCTGCACCGTCACCTCAAGAAGGACGGCTGCAATGGCGTCCCTTCTCGCCGAGGCCGAAAGCCTCGGGTGCGAGAGCCAGGGCTTCTCGAAGCCCCCCTGAGCCTGCTGAACCCCAGCTCTGACACAGGTTCTGGGCCTCGTACCATAAGGGGACGGCGGCGGTCTGAAGCATCCTCAGCAATGGAGGTGGAAGGAGTAGCTGGAGCCCATGCACACAGTCCTCAGCTGCAGGAGTTGGTGGGGGAGGCAGGACCCTGA
- the zbtb7a gene encoding zinc finger and BTB domain-containing protein 7A isoform X1, translating into MHSDPHCPLPSCPPPPLTEHMNKFMHTHTGRRTDGRTDTQVGAVLGGSAAGWWKMSSGAGGRGGRRLRGTASSGGGGWRGGAGEAEEGPVGIPFPEHSADILGSLNKQRLSGLLCDVLLVTQDGEFPAHRSVLASCSSYFHKLFTSGAAADQQNIYNIDFVAAEALGALLDFAYTATLTVSHRSVAEILAAARLLEIPPVQDVCTHLLDTKVLSPPAGSERREEDQGEEGKGSGGREQGNHARAREYLEYFQRGAHWSSSCSTPELRDLPTHLHFNHGNGPSNGAPGGPSEYYSPLALALAQAPTQDPEEEDEDEEEEDDGDVAQGNGLTLGSSYYPPSQNGHPFLPPESRLGQETEVDDGSREMIVRERGSASALLQHMMDSIERQKELAATGDEKGDGDSPDVEFYLNYFNSTQHEDTASAAVTQGVPPLWLSRGSMGQDRGGGRAEGRLAERGSGGGGGAGGERKMRSKAFQKCPICSKVIQGAGKLPRHIRTHTGEKPYECAICKVRFTRQDKLKVHMRKHTGEKPYLCTQCGAAFAHNYDLKNHMRVHTGLRPYQCTSCFKTFVRSDHLHRHLKKDGCNGVPSRRGRKPRVREPGLLEAPLSLLNPSSDTGSGPRTIRGRRRSEASSAMEVEGVAGAHAHSPQLQELVGEAGP; encoded by the exons atgcactctGATCCCCACTGCCCTCTGCCTAGCTGTCCTCCGCCACCTCTTACAGAACACATGAACAAGTTCATGCACAcccat acaggcagacggacagacggcAGGACGGATACACAGGTGGGGGCTGTGTTAGGCGGCTCGGCGGCAGGCTGGTGGAAGATGTCGTCAGGAGccggagggagaggtggaaggCGGCTCAGAGGGACAGCAAGCAGCggaggtggaggatggagaggaggggctggagaggcagaggaaggtcCCGTGGGAATCCCTTTTCCCGAGCACAGTGCAGACATCCTGGGGAGCCTGAACAAGCAGCGGCTCAGTGGCCTGCTGTGTGACGTGCTCCTGGTCACCCAAGATGGCGAGTTCCCGGCTCACCGTTCCGTCCTGGCATCCTGCAGCTCCTACTTCCACAAACTCTTCACTTCAGGGGCCGCTGCTGACCAGCAGAACATATATAACATTGACTTTGTGGCAGCGGAGGCTCTGGGAGCTTTGTTAGACTTTGCCTACACAGCCACATTGACAGTCAGTCACAGAAGCGTAGCTGAAATCCTTGCCGCTGCACGCCTTCTGGAAATCCCACCTGTCCAGGACGTCTGTACACACCTGCTGGACACCAAAGTGCTCTCCCCGCCG GCGGGCAGTGAGCGAAGAGAGGAAGATCAAGGTGAGGAGGGAAAAGGTAGCGGAGGCAGGGAGCAGGGCAACCATGCGCGGGCCCGCGAGTACCTAGAGTACTTCCAGAGAGGGGcacactggagcagcagctgcagcacgccAGAGCTCAGGGACCTGCctacacacctgcactttaacCACGGTAACGGCCCCAGCAACGGGGCTCCTGGTGGCCCCAGTGAGTACTACTCCCCCTTAGCCCTTGCCTTGGCCCAAGCCCCCACACAggatccagaggaagaggatgaggatgaagaggaagaagacgacGGTGATGTAGCACAGGGAAATGGATTGACCCTGGGGTCGTCGTACTACCCTCCATCCCAAAATGGGCACCCATTTCTGCCCCCTGAGTCTAGGCTTGGGCAAGAGACCGAGGTGGACGATGGAAGCAGAGAGATGATAGTAAGGGAGAGGGGTTCAGCCAGTGCCCTCCTGCAGCATATGATGGACTCCATCGAAAGGCAGAAGGAGCTCGCAGCGACTGGGGATGAAAAAGGAGATGGGGATAGCCCCGACGTGGAATTTTACTTGAATTATTTTAACAGCACACAGCATGAGGAtacagcttctgctgctgtgacacaggGAGTGCCACCGCTCTGGCTGTCACGGGGCAGTATGGgccaagacagaggaggaggcagagcggaGGGAAGGCTtgcagagagaggcagcgggggtggaggaggcgctggaggagagaggaagatgcGCTCTAAGGCCTTCCAGAAGTGCCCCATATGCTCCAAGGTCATTCAAGGAGCAGGCAAGCTACCCCGTCACATCCGAAcgcacacaggagagaaaccctaTGAATGCGCCATCTGCAAAGTGCGCTTTACCAG GCAGGACAAGCTCAAGGTTCATATGCGGAAGCATACAGGAGAGAAGCCTTATCTGTGTACGCAGTGTGGAGCCGCCTTTGCTCACAACTATGACCTGAAGAACCACATGCGTGTACACACTGGCCTCCGCCCCTATCAGTGCACAAGCTGCTTTAAGACTTTTGTGCGTTCAGACCACCTGCACCGTCACCTCAAGAAGGACGGCTGCAATGGCGTCCCTTCTCGCCGAGGCCGAAAGCCTCGGGTGCGAGAGCCAGGGCTTCTCGAAGCCCCCCTGAGCCTGCTGAACCCCAGCTCTGACACAGGTTCTGGGCCTCGTACCATAAGGGGACGGCGGCGGTCTGAAGCATCCTCAGCAATGGAGGTGGAAGGAGTAGCTGGAGCCCATGCACACAGTCCTCAGCTGCAGGAGTTGGTGGGGGAGGCAGGACCCTGA
- the zbtb7a gene encoding zinc finger and BTB domain-containing protein 7A isoform X3 encodes MSSGAGGRGGRRLRGTASSGGGGWRGGAGEAEEGPVGIPFPEHSADILGSLNKQRLSGLLCDVLLVTQDGEFPAHRSVLASCSSYFHKLFTSGAAADQQNIYNIDFVAAEALGALLDFAYTATLTVSHRSVAEILAAARLLEIPPVQDVCTHLLDTKVLSPPAGSERREEDQGEEGKGSGGREQGNHARAREYLEYFQRGAHWSSSCSTPELRDLPTHLHFNHGNGPSNGAPGGPSEYYSPLALALAQAPTQDPEEEDEDEEEEDDGDVAQGNGLTLGSSYYPPSQNGHPFLPPESRLGQETEVDDGSREMIVRERGSASALLQHMMDSIERQKELAATGDEKGDGDSPDVEFYLNYFNSTQHEDTASAAVTQGVPPLWLSRGSMGQDRGGGRAEGRLAERGSGGGGGAGGERKMRSKAFQKCPICSKVIQGAGKLPRHIRTHTGEKPYECAICKVRFTRQDKLKVHMRKHTGEKPYLCTQCGAAFAHNYDLKNHMRVHTGLRPYQCTSCFKTFVRSDHLHRHLKKDGCNGVPSRRGRKPRVREPGLLEAPLSLLNPSSDTGSGPRTIRGRRRSEASSAMEVEGVAGAHAHSPQLQELVGEAGP; translated from the exons ATGTCGTCAGGAGccggagggagaggtggaaggCGGCTCAGAGGGACAGCAAGCAGCggaggtggaggatggagaggaggggctggagaggcagaggaaggtcCCGTGGGAATCCCTTTTCCCGAGCACAGTGCAGACATCCTGGGGAGCCTGAACAAGCAGCGGCTCAGTGGCCTGCTGTGTGACGTGCTCCTGGTCACCCAAGATGGCGAGTTCCCGGCTCACCGTTCCGTCCTGGCATCCTGCAGCTCCTACTTCCACAAACTCTTCACTTCAGGGGCCGCTGCTGACCAGCAGAACATATATAACATTGACTTTGTGGCAGCGGAGGCTCTGGGAGCTTTGTTAGACTTTGCCTACACAGCCACATTGACAGTCAGTCACAGAAGCGTAGCTGAAATCCTTGCCGCTGCACGCCTTCTGGAAATCCCACCTGTCCAGGACGTCTGTACACACCTGCTGGACACCAAAGTGCTCTCCCCGCCG GCGGGCAGTGAGCGAAGAGAGGAAGATCAAGGTGAGGAGGGAAAAGGTAGCGGAGGCAGGGAGCAGGGCAACCATGCGCGGGCCCGCGAGTACCTAGAGTACTTCCAGAGAGGGGcacactggagcagcagctgcagcacgccAGAGCTCAGGGACCTGCctacacacctgcactttaacCACGGTAACGGCCCCAGCAACGGGGCTCCTGGTGGCCCCAGTGAGTACTACTCCCCCTTAGCCCTTGCCTTGGCCCAAGCCCCCACACAggatccagaggaagaggatgaggatgaagaggaagaagacgacGGTGATGTAGCACAGGGAAATGGATTGACCCTGGGGTCGTCGTACTACCCTCCATCCCAAAATGGGCACCCATTTCTGCCCCCTGAGTCTAGGCTTGGGCAAGAGACCGAGGTGGACGATGGAAGCAGAGAGATGATAGTAAGGGAGAGGGGTTCAGCCAGTGCCCTCCTGCAGCATATGATGGACTCCATCGAAAGGCAGAAGGAGCTCGCAGCGACTGGGGATGAAAAAGGAGATGGGGATAGCCCCGACGTGGAATTTTACTTGAATTATTTTAACAGCACACAGCATGAGGAtacagcttctgctgctgtgacacaggGAGTGCCACCGCTCTGGCTGTCACGGGGCAGTATGGgccaagacagaggaggaggcagagcggaGGGAAGGCTtgcagagagaggcagcgggggtggaggaggcgctggaggagagaggaagatgcGCTCTAAGGCCTTCCAGAAGTGCCCCATATGCTCCAAGGTCATTCAAGGAGCAGGCAAGCTACCCCGTCACATCCGAAcgcacacaggagagaaaccctaTGAATGCGCCATCTGCAAAGTGCGCTTTACCAG GCAGGACAAGCTCAAGGTTCATATGCGGAAGCATACAGGAGAGAAGCCTTATCTGTGTACGCAGTGTGGAGCCGCCTTTGCTCACAACTATGACCTGAAGAACCACATGCGTGTACACACTGGCCTCCGCCCCTATCAGTGCACAAGCTGCTTTAAGACTTTTGTGCGTTCAGACCACCTGCACCGTCACCTCAAGAAGGACGGCTGCAATGGCGTCCCTTCTCGCCGAGGCCGAAAGCCTCGGGTGCGAGAGCCAGGGCTTCTCGAAGCCCCCCTGAGCCTGCTGAACCCCAGCTCTGACACAGGTTCTGGGCCTCGTACCATAAGGGGACGGCGGCGGTCTGAAGCATCCTCAGCAATGGAGGTGGAAGGAGTAGCTGGAGCCCATGCACACAGTCCTCAGCTGCAGGAGTTGGTGGGGGAGGCAGGACCCTGA